The Gillisia sp. Hel_I_86 genome has a segment encoding these proteins:
- a CDS encoding VOC family protein, with protein MRITRLEIGCRNIEKQQGFYREVLGLKIYNETVNSFELHLGYSVLYFQQTDSFTPYHIAFHIPDKEEEKALEWLKWRVGVLKYENFEIVDFKGWDAKSLYFYDTDKNIMEFISRRKFNGESSSSFSEKSILGISEIGMATDELQEKYKILNTNTRLEVFDGNFEKFCAIGDDEGLLITINSKLKTWFPTGDIAYNSAFKIEFQNNEKEYALQYNGEKLKFQNPLKNNNSA; from the coding sequence ATGAGAATTACAAGACTGGAAATAGGCTGTAGGAATATCGAAAAGCAACAAGGGTTTTACAGGGAAGTTCTTGGTCTTAAAATATATAATGAAACAGTAAACTCCTTCGAATTGCATCTTGGCTATTCTGTTCTATATTTTCAGCAGACCGATAGTTTTACGCCATATCATATTGCTTTTCATATTCCAGATAAAGAGGAGGAGAAAGCCTTGGAATGGTTGAAGTGGAGAGTCGGGGTTTTAAAGTATGAAAATTTTGAAATAGTGGATTTTAAGGGGTGGGATGCAAAATCTCTTTATTTTTATGATACCGATAAGAACATCATGGAATTTATTTCCCGACGAAAATTTAATGGCGAATCATCCAGTAGTTTTTCAGAAAAAAGTATTTTGGGCATTAGCGAGATAGGTATGGCAACGGATGAGCTTCAAGAAAAGTACAAGATTTTAAATACCAATACGCGTTTAGAGGTCTTCGATGGGAATTTCGAAAAATTTTGTGCTATTGGAGATGATGAAGGTTTACTAATAACTATCAATAGCAAACTTAAAACTTGGTTCCCTACCGGTGATATAGCATATAATTCAGCTTTTAAAATAGAATTTCAAAATAATGAAAAGGAATATGCGCTTCAATACAATGGTGAAAAATTGAAGTTTCAGAACCCTTTGAAAAACAATAATTCAGCATAA
- a CDS encoding EamA family transporter: MIYLLLSILSSTIIFVVFKLFERFKINTLQAIILNYVIACAVGYFGFVEGVTISEIPSKPWFYGTLILGLLFIIVFNLAAITAQRSGLSVVSVATKMSVAIPVLFGILYFNESTGILKVLGIVLALIAVYLSSIKADVGIAIKKRNLLYPILVFLGSGLIDTLIKFIESGYVNKTDVALFSSTIFSVAGIIGIFVLIFQGITGKLKITGRNILGGIALGIPNFFSIYFLVMALRNNGFDSSTIFTINNVAIVLVSTVLGIFLFKEKLITKNWIGIVLAIISILLVANSAI; encoded by the coding sequence TTGATATATCTACTGCTTAGTATCCTTTCGTCCACTATCATCTTTGTGGTCTTTAAATTGTTCGAGCGATTTAAGATCAACACCCTTCAAGCAATCATTCTTAATTATGTTATTGCATGTGCAGTTGGGTACTTTGGATTTGTAGAAGGTGTTACTATTAGCGAAATCCCATCTAAACCTTGGTTTTATGGCACCTTGATCTTGGGGCTGCTATTTATTATCGTGTTCAATCTTGCCGCAATCACCGCCCAACGAAGTGGGCTATCAGTAGTTTCTGTTGCCACTAAAATGTCTGTAGCCATTCCTGTATTGTTTGGGATTCTATATTTTAATGAAAGTACAGGGATTTTAAAAGTATTAGGAATTGTTCTGGCCTTAATCGCGGTTTACTTGAGTTCCATAAAAGCAGATGTGGGCATTGCCATAAAGAAAAGAAACCTACTATACCCCATCTTGGTCTTTTTGGGAAGTGGGCTCATAGACACTCTTATAAAATTCATTGAATCTGGGTATGTAAACAAGACCGACGTTGCCCTTTTCTCTTCCACCATATTTTCTGTAGCTGGCATAATTGGGATCTTTGTTTTGATCTTTCAAGGAATTACGGGGAAATTAAAAATAACCGGTAGGAATATCCTTGGAGGGATCGCCCTTGGAATTCCTAATTTTTTCTCTATATATTTCCTGGTTATGGCACTTAGAAATAACGGCTTCGATAGCTCCACCATTTTCACAATAAACAACGTGGCCATAGTCTTGGTATCCACAGTCCTAGGAATTTTTTTGTTCAAAGAAAAATTGATCACCAAGAACTGGATTGGGATCGTTCTAGCGATTATTAGTATTCTTTTGGTTGCAAACAGCGCAATTTAA
- a CDS encoding TIGR00730 family Rossman fold protein → MKTHNNYKNNLKSIAVFCASSEGMDPVIFEEAYHVGAYLAKNNINLVYGGSKLGLMGQVAKGVLDNNGTAIGVIPDFLKTKEVVHTGLTQLITTENMHQRKLKMHDLSEGFIALPGGFGTLEELFEILTWGQLGLHKHPIGILNSNNYYDDLLAMMDKMVAKGLLKKSNMDLVLVANTIEGLIEKMKNFKPMPVPKWMNKNQT, encoded by the coding sequence TTGAAAACCCATAATAATTACAAGAACAACCTAAAAAGTATTGCGGTGTTTTGCGCCAGCAGTGAGGGCATGGACCCCGTGATTTTTGAGGAAGCATATCATGTAGGGGCATATTTGGCCAAGAACAATATAAATTTGGTCTATGGCGGTAGCAAACTGGGGTTAATGGGGCAAGTTGCCAAAGGAGTGTTGGATAACAATGGTACAGCAATTGGAGTGATCCCCGATTTTTTGAAGACCAAAGAAGTGGTGCATACAGGATTAACACAACTTATTACTACGGAAAATATGCACCAGCGCAAGCTAAAGATGCATGATCTTAGCGAAGGTTTTATTGCATTGCCCGGCGGATTTGGAACTTTGGAAGAGCTTTTCGAGATCCTTACCTGGGGCCAATTGGGATTGCACAAACATCCCATCGGGATCTTAAACAGCAATAATTATTATGATGATCTCTTGGCGATGATGGATAAGATGGTCGCAAAAGGTTTGCTGAAAAAATCCAATATGGATCTGGTTTTAGTAGCGAATACTATTGAAGGTTTAATAGAAAAGATGAAGAATTTTAAGCCTATGCCGGTACCGAAATGGATGAATAAAAATCAGACATGA
- a CDS encoding 5'-nucleotidase C-terminal domain-containing protein has translation MNLKICSLFLLALSLIACKNNVYIPPTLTAIKGERIPIDNTIIADTSIENYIKPYAQHLNSTLDSVLAYNPTSLDKNDGKLNTALGNMMADLIMEQANPIFKSRTGKNIDMVLLNHGGIRSGIGKGAVTTRTGFKLMPFENEIVVVELSGKKLLEMLTYLENAKTAHPISGLELKVDRDFKTMNATINGELIKAEETYFVATSDYLQQGGDNMVFFKNPINLFRIDYKLRNAIIDHFKKVDTLKASIDNRYIQIP, from the coding sequence ATGAACCTTAAAATTTGCTCTCTTTTCCTTTTAGCATTAAGTCTCATTGCCTGTAAAAACAATGTATATATCCCGCCCACGTTAACGGCAATAAAAGGCGAAAGAATTCCTATTGATAACACTATTATCGCAGACACTTCCATAGAAAATTATATTAAACCTTATGCCCAACATTTAAACAGTACTTTGGACAGTGTGCTGGCATACAATCCCACGAGTTTGGACAAGAATGATGGAAAGCTCAATACGGCACTGGGAAATATGATGGCAGATTTGATAATGGAACAAGCCAATCCAATTTTTAAGTCTCGAACCGGCAAAAATATAGATATGGTTCTTCTAAATCACGGTGGTATTAGATCTGGAATCGGGAAGGGAGCGGTTACCACAAGGACTGGCTTTAAGTTAATGCCTTTCGAAAATGAGATCGTCGTGGTAGAGCTCTCCGGAAAAAAACTGTTGGAAATGCTAACTTATCTTGAAAACGCTAAAACCGCACACCCGATAAGTGGGCTCGAATTAAAAGTCGACCGAGATTTTAAAACGATGAACGCAACTATTAATGGAGAACTCATTAAGGCTGAAGAAACTTATTTCGTGGCGACATCAGATTATTTGCAGCAAGGTGGCGATAACATGGTATTCTTTAAAAATCCCATAAACCTGTTTCGAATAGATTACAAGCTTAGAAATGCAATCATAGATCATTTTAAAAAAGTGGACACACTTAAAGCAAGTATAGACAACCGATACATTCAAATTCCGTAA
- a CDS encoding HAD family hydrolase yields MIKTIIFDFGDVFINLDKPATFRELKKLNIKELPENILHINKEYEMGLVSTESFIASYIDNYSSLTSERMTTAWNSILMDFPKYRYQFIKKLSSAKNYQLILLSNTNEIHIDWVKEKIPFFEEFKACFDAFYLSHEINLRKPNSDIFEFVLNKHQLKAEECLFIDDTLENTKAAEKLGIHIWTLEPTREDVIDLFTTNKALF; encoded by the coding sequence ATGATTAAAACCATCATATTCGACTTCGGCGATGTATTTATCAATCTAGACAAACCTGCAACTTTTAGGGAGCTTAAAAAATTAAATATCAAAGAGCTGCCAGAAAACATCCTTCATATTAATAAGGAATATGAAATGGGTTTGGTTTCCACGGAATCATTTATTGCTTCCTATATAGATAATTATTCATCCCTTACTTCTGAAAGAATGACTACGGCTTGGAATTCCATATTAATGGATTTTCCAAAATACCGATATCAATTCATCAAGAAGCTTTCATCAGCGAAGAATTACCAACTTATCCTTTTAAGCAACACCAATGAGATCCATATAGATTGGGTGAAGGAAAAAATTCCATTTTTTGAAGAATTCAAAGCTTGTTTTGATGCATTTTATTTATCTCATGAGATCAATTTAAGAAAACCAAATTCAGATATTTTTGAATTTGTTTTGAACAAGCATCAACTAAAAGCCGAAGAATGCTTGTTCATAGATGACACTTTAGAAAATACCAAAGCTGCCGAAAAATTAGGGATTCATATATGGACCCTTGAACCAACCCGCGAGGACGTAATTGATCTATTCACCACCAATAAAGCATTGTTTTGA
- the ribD gene encoding bifunctional diaminohydroxyphosphoribosylaminopyrimidine deaminase/5-amino-6-(5-phosphoribosylamino)uracil reductase RibD: protein MNIHEKYIKRCIQLAENGLGTTYPNPMVGSVIVHNKKIIGEGWHHKAGEPHAEVNAINSVKDKSLLKKAVIYVSLEPCSHYGKTPPCSDLIVASGIKKIVIGSVDPFPAVSGKGIKKLMDAGCEVILGILDAECKALNKRFFTYQKHQRPYIILKWAQSVDGFLAPISSEENHPREPVWITNKYSQQLVHKWRSEEAAILVGTNTAVMDNPKLNTRLWKGTNPVRVLLDRQLRLTDDSALLDESIKTIVICGEEARNSNTKTSSENLIFETIDFEKEITSEICKVLYTHCIQSVIIEGGATTLQSFIDAGLWDEARIFTGDAHFKKGIKAPLPPGTFIEKNNYTGDMLRIYHND from the coding sequence GTGAATATACACGAAAAATATATAAAACGCTGCATTCAATTAGCAGAAAATGGATTAGGCACTACCTATCCAAATCCGATGGTTGGAAGTGTCATTGTTCATAATAAAAAAATCATTGGTGAGGGTTGGCATCATAAGGCAGGAGAGCCCCATGCAGAGGTAAATGCCATAAATTCTGTCAAAGATAAATCCCTTTTAAAAAAGGCGGTTATTTATGTTAGCCTAGAGCCATGTTCCCATTATGGAAAAACCCCGCCCTGTAGCGATTTGATCGTTGCCAGTGGGATCAAAAAAATCGTGATAGGAAGCGTAGATCCTTTTCCTGCCGTTTCTGGGAAAGGAATCAAAAAACTGATGGATGCAGGTTGCGAAGTGATTTTAGGGATTCTGGATGCAGAATGCAAGGCTTTAAATAAGCGCTTTTTCACATATCAAAAGCATCAAAGGCCCTATATTATTTTAAAATGGGCCCAAAGTGTAGATGGCTTTCTAGCACCTATTTCTTCTGAAGAAAATCATCCCCGGGAACCGGTTTGGATCACCAATAAATATTCCCAACAATTGGTGCACAAATGGCGCAGCGAAGAGGCTGCTATTTTAGTGGGCACCAATACAGCAGTGATGGATAATCCAAAGCTGAACACCAGACTTTGGAAAGGCACAAATCCTGTAAGAGTACTTTTGGATCGGCAATTAAGATTAACAGATGATTCTGCACTTTTGGATGAAAGCATAAAGACCATTGTGATTTGTGGCGAAGAAGCCCGAAATTCAAACACTAAAACTTCCTCTGAAAATTTGATTTTTGAAACCATAGATTTCGAAAAAGAGATCACTTCAGAAATTTGTAAGGTACTATACACACATTGCATTCAATCTGTTATTATTGAAGGAGGAGCCACGACATTGCAATCTTTTATAGATGCTGGACTTTGGGACGAAGCTCGAATATTTACCGGAGACGCACATTTCAAAAAAGGGATTAAAGCGCCTCTACCGCCAGGCACATTTATAGAAAAGAACAATTATACAGGAGATATGTTAAGAATTTATCACAATGATTAA
- the ligA gene encoding NAD-dependent DNA ligase LigA translates to MNTEEKIKQLRKELEQHNYKYYVLDSPEISDFDFDMKLKELQELEEKNPEFFDASSPTQRVGGTITKNFETVVHDFPMQSLSNSYSKEELEEWEARVKKMVDGNLEYVCELKYDGASISITYENGKLTRAVTRGDGFQGDDVTNNIRTIRSIPLNLIGDYPEKFAIRGEIVLPFEGFAKMNAERVEIGEEPYSNPRNTASGSLKMQDSAEVAKRPLECLPYGIVGNDLPIKTHFDSLQKARDWGFKVPKEAKSVQNMAGVLEFIDYWDVHRHELPYETDGVVVKVNDLHLQDELGSTAKSPRWAIAYKFKAERESTMLRKITYQVGRTGAITPVANLDPVQLAGTIVKRASLHNADQIQKLDIREGDTVFVEKGGEIIPKIIGVDFTKRDPNSEATHYIEQCPVCKTDLVRAEGEAQHYCPNYNGCLPQIIGRIQHFISRKAMDIEGLGGETVALLVNAGLIHNYADLYTLKKEDVLPLERMAEKSADNLINGIEASKQIPFERVLFALGIRYVGETVAKKLAKHYKSIQNLMQASTEDLIHVDEIGERIAQSVTEFFASEENRNTIRRLMDFGLQLEISAEKLANQTDILQGNTFVISGVFSKVSRTDLKKLIEDNGGKVSSSISAKTNYLVAGENMGPSKLAKAGKLGTQILTEDAFLAMLN, encoded by the coding sequence ATGAATACAGAAGAAAAGATCAAGCAACTCAGGAAAGAACTGGAGCAGCATAATTACAAGTATTATGTGCTGGATTCCCCAGAAATTAGTGACTTCGATTTTGATATGAAATTGAAAGAATTACAGGAGTTGGAAGAGAAAAATCCTGAATTCTTTGATGCTTCTTCTCCTACTCAGAGAGTTGGTGGCACTATCACCAAGAATTTTGAGACTGTGGTTCATGATTTCCCGATGCAATCCCTTTCCAATTCGTATTCCAAAGAAGAATTGGAAGAGTGGGAAGCCAGGGTAAAAAAAATGGTGGATGGAAATTTGGAGTATGTATGTGAATTAAAATACGATGGTGCCTCTATAAGTATCACTTATGAGAATGGTAAGTTAACCCGTGCGGTAACCAGGGGAGATGGGTTTCAAGGAGACGATGTGACCAACAATATTAGGACAATTAGATCCATTCCCTTGAATTTAATTGGGGATTATCCCGAAAAATTTGCCATTCGGGGAGAGATCGTGTTGCCATTTGAAGGTTTCGCTAAAATGAATGCAGAGCGCGTGGAAATTGGGGAAGAACCCTATTCCAATCCGCGGAATACCGCTTCTGGAAGCTTGAAAATGCAGGACAGTGCAGAGGTTGCCAAAAGGCCTTTGGAATGTTTGCCCTATGGAATAGTTGGAAACGATCTACCAATAAAAACCCATTTTGATAGCTTGCAAAAGGCCAGGGATTGGGGCTTTAAGGTGCCAAAAGAAGCGAAATCGGTGCAAAATATGGCTGGGGTATTGGAGTTTATAGATTATTGGGATGTGCATAGGCACGAGCTGCCTTACGAGACTGATGGGGTCGTGGTAAAAGTGAACGATCTGCACCTGCAGGATGAATTGGGGAGTACCGCAAAATCCCCTCGATGGGCCATCGCTTATAAATTTAAGGCAGAGCGGGAGTCCACTATGTTAAGAAAGATAACCTATCAGGTTGGAAGAACGGGAGCAATCACACCAGTAGCAAATTTAGACCCTGTACAGTTGGCAGGAACTATTGTTAAAAGGGCATCGTTGCATAATGCCGACCAAATTCAGAAGTTGGATATTCGAGAGGGAGATACTGTTTTTGTTGAAAAAGGAGGAGAAATTATCCCAAAGATCATCGGAGTGGATTTCACCAAGCGCGACCCAAATTCTGAAGCAACCCACTATATTGAACAATGCCCTGTTTGTAAAACAGACTTGGTAAGGGCAGAAGGCGAGGCGCAGCATTATTGTCCAAATTATAATGGGTGTTTGCCTCAAATAATTGGTAGGATTCAACATTTTATTTCCAGAAAAGCGATGGATATTGAAGGTCTTGGAGGAGAAACGGTGGCCTTATTGGTGAATGCCGGCCTAATCCATAATTACGCTGATCTATATACCCTGAAAAAAGAAGATGTACTACCCTTGGAAAGAATGGCAGAAAAGTCTGCAGATAATTTGATCAATGGGATAGAAGCTTCAAAACAAATTCCCTTTGAAAGGGTGTTGTTTGCGTTAGGGATTCGCTATGTGGGAGAAACGGTAGCTAAAAAACTGGCCAAACATTATAAAAGCATTCAAAATTTAATGCAGGCTTCTACAGAAGATCTTATACATGTAGATGAAATTGGAGAGCGAATTGCCCAAAGTGTCACCGAATTTTTTGCTTCAGAAGAAAATAGAAATACTATAAGAAGACTGATGGATTTCGGCTTACAACTAGAAATATCTGCTGAAAAGTTAGCGAATCAAACCGATATCCTACAAGGAAACACTTTTGTGATCTCCGGGGTGTTTTCCAAGGTTTCCCGAACAGATCTTAAGAAATTGATAGAAGATAATGGTGGGAAAGTTTCCAGTTCCATCTCAGCTAAAACCAATTATCTGGTAGCAGGAGAAAACATGGGTCCCAGTAAATTGGCAAAGGCAGGGAAACTGGGCACACAAATTCTAACAGAAGATGCCTTTTTGGCGATGTTGAATTAA
- a CDS encoding bifunctional metallophosphatase/5'-nucleotidase — translation MKRRNFIQQTAATGAFIGLGGLSLSFSKNPKKHITILHTNDVHSHIEAFGPNDARNPNMGGVARRATLVEQIRAENPNTLLLDAGDIFQGTPYFNFYGGELEFKLMSKLKYDAATLGNHDFDNGLSGLLAQMPHAEFDFISSNYDFSNTILDGQTSPFKIFMKDGVKIGVFGLGIELKGLVNEGLYKETQYLDPVEIATEMTRKLKQEQKCELVICLSHLGYEYKNESKISDVLLAKQTKNIDLIIGGHTHTFLDKPSILQNLEGKKVLVNQVGCYGLYLGRIDFYLDNENNLNGSGVSISV, via the coding sequence ATGAAAAGAAGAAATTTTATTCAGCAAACTGCTGCCACAGGAGCCTTTATAGGATTGGGTGGGTTATCGCTTTCTTTTTCCAAAAACCCAAAAAAACATATCACCATCCTGCACACTAACGATGTGCATAGCCATATTGAAGCTTTTGGGCCAAATGATGCAAGAAATCCGAATATGGGCGGAGTGGCAAGGAGAGCTACATTGGTTGAACAAATTAGAGCTGAAAATCCAAATACTTTATTATTGGATGCAGGAGATATTTTTCAAGGCACTCCGTATTTTAATTTTTATGGCGGGGAATTGGAATTTAAGCTGATGAGCAAATTGAAATATGATGCCGCAACCTTGGGGAACCATGATTTCGACAATGGCCTAAGCGGACTACTAGCACAGATGCCCCACGCAGAATTCGATTTTATATCCTCTAATTACGACTTTAGCAATACCATATTGGATGGTCAAACCTCTCCCTTTAAGATCTTCATGAAAGATGGAGTGAAAATTGGTGTTTTTGGCTTAGGTATAGAATTAAAAGGATTGGTGAACGAGGGCCTTTATAAAGAAACACAGTATCTGGATCCGGTTGAGATCGCGACGGAAATGACAAGGAAATTAAAACAAGAACAAAAATGTGAGCTGGTAATTTGTTTATCCCACTTGGGCTATGAATACAAAAATGAATCAAAAATATCTGATGTTCTGCTAGCGAAGCAAACAAAAAATATAGATTTGATTATTGGCGGGCATACCCACACCTTTTTGGACAAACCCTCTATTCTGCAAAACCTTGAAGGCAAAAAAGTATTGGTAAACCAAGTTGGTTGCTACGGACTTTATTTAGGTCGAATCGACTTTTACTTGGATAATGAGAACAACCTAAACGGCAGCGGAGTGAGTATTAGCGTTTAA
- a CDS encoding acyl-CoA thioesterase, with protein sequence MKSHNTYVKVRYAETDQMGVVHHGNYADYLEIARLDWLHKLGVSYRSMEKEGVMLPVYELYFKFIKSALFDDELKIVTKLTKTPSIKIEFNYEIYNQAGELLTIANTVLVFMDTQSRKPIRCPAYILNKLKV encoded by the coding sequence ATGAAAAGTCATAATACTTATGTTAAAGTCAGATATGCGGAAACAGATCAAATGGGTGTGGTGCATCATGGAAACTATGCCGATTATCTGGAAATAGCGCGGCTGGACTGGCTTCACAAATTAGGAGTGTCTTATAGATCCATGGAGAAAGAAGGGGTGATGTTGCCTGTTTATGAACTTTATTTTAAATTTATAAAATCGGCATTGTTTGATGATGAACTAAAAATAGTAACCAAATTAACAAAAACGCCAAGTATTAAAATTGAATTCAACTATGAGATCTATAATCAAGCAGGTGAGTTGCTAACAATTGCAAATACAGTATTAGTGTTCATGGATACACAGTCTAGAAAACCAATTAGATGTCCAGCATATATTTTAAATAAATTGAAGGTTTAA
- a CDS encoding IMPACT family protein, with product MKDTYKSITKASDEVIFKDRNSKFFGYAFPITSEEEVKGIIEDLKKKHHQARHWCYAWQIGKEEQEHQFRANDDGEPSNSAGTPIYGQIQSFDVTNILIVVVRYFGGIKLGVGGLINAYRTAAQMALQESNILKRTIDDSYLLQFDYPEMNVVMRIIKEHNLNVIDQQLALDCKLFILVRKKESEAIFEKFSNVYKVEIKKLGH from the coding sequence GTGAAAGACACTTATAAAAGTATAACCAAAGCTTCTGATGAAGTCATTTTCAAAGACCGGAATTCCAAATTCTTTGGCTATGCCTTTCCTATTACTTCTGAAGAAGAAGTCAAAGGCATTATTGAAGACCTCAAAAAGAAACATCATCAAGCGAGACATTGGTGCTATGCTTGGCAAATAGGAAAAGAAGAACAAGAGCATCAGTTTAGGGCCAACGATGATGGGGAGCCATCAAATTCCGCCGGAACGCCAATTTACGGACAAATTCAATCTTTTGATGTTACCAATATCTTGATCGTGGTCGTACGCTATTTTGGCGGTATAAAATTAGGCGTAGGCGGACTGATCAATGCTTACAGAACTGCTGCTCAAATGGCTTTGCAAGAAAGCAATATTCTAAAAAGAACTATAGACGATAGCTACTTGTTACAATTCGATTATCCAGAAATGAATGTGGTAATGCGAATTATAAAGGAACATAATCTTAATGTGATAGATCAGCAACTTGCCTTGGACTGCAAACTATTTATTTTAGTAAGAAAAAAAGAATCTGAAGCTATTTTCGAAAAATTTTCCAATGTTTACAAAGTTGAAATAAAAAAGCTGGGGCATTAA
- the prmC gene encoding peptide chain release factor N(5)-glutamine methyltransferase, which translates to MLLLDYKKQFNTALKKEYPKGEINSFFNILIAHYLNISRLELALDPKKELSPEEKNIFDKILLRLQQHEPIQYILGETEFFGLKFQVDKNVLIPRPETEELVSWILSDLSENKTPALKIIDIGTGSGCIAISLAKNLPEAKLTALDIFKDALKVATRNAEANNVKLNFLNQNILNIKDPLGPFDIIVSNPPYVRELEKKQMHRNVLENEPDVALYVRDKDPLVFYEAITKLAQVSLNKGGSLYFEINQYLAEETEQMMKKAGFKTCLKKDIFGNFRMIRGIKQ; encoded by the coding sequence TTGTTACTTTTAGATTATAAAAAACAATTTAATACTGCTTTGAAAAAGGAGTATCCTAAAGGGGAAATCAATTCATTTTTCAATATTCTAATAGCGCATTATCTAAATATAAGCCGGTTGGAATTAGCTTTGGATCCAAAAAAGGAGTTGTCTCCTGAAGAAAAAAACATTTTTGATAAGATTTTACTGAGATTGCAACAACATGAACCAATACAATATATATTAGGGGAAACGGAGTTCTTCGGATTAAAATTCCAAGTGGATAAAAATGTGTTAATCCCAAGACCAGAGACAGAAGAATTGGTTTCCTGGATCCTTTCAGATTTATCTGAAAATAAAACTCCAGCTTTAAAAATTATAGATATTGGTACAGGAAGCGGCTGTATTGCAATTAGTTTGGCCAAGAATTTACCAGAGGCAAAGCTTACTGCACTAGATATTTTCAAAGATGCTTTAAAAGTCGCAACCCGAAATGCCGAAGCCAATAATGTTAAGCTGAATTTTTTAAACCAAAACATCCTGAATATAAAAGACCCGCTGGGTCCTTTTGATATTATTGTTTCCAATCCGCCCTATGTTCGGGAATTGGAGAAAAAGCAAATGCACCGGAATGTCCTTGAAAATGAACCAGATGTGGCACTTTATGTGCGGGATAAGGATCCACTTGTATTTTATGAAGCTATCACGAAGCTGGCACAAGTCAGTTTAAATAAAGGAGGAAGTTTGTATTTTGAGATCAATCAATATCTTGCCGAAGAAACGGAACAAATGATGAAAAAGGCCGGTTTTAAGACCTGTCTTAAAAAGGATATTTTTGGTAATTTCAGGATGATAAGAGGAATAAAACAATAA
- a CDS encoding GNAT family N-acetyltransferase, translated as MCSFKIREIQPKDNQSVAKVVRKVLVEMGVPKIGTAYEDKSLDDMFTTYDHDKMQYFVVEENGEIIGGAGIAPLANADATICELQKMYFLPIARGRGIGAAMMNTCLHYAKAEGYKQCYLETLPYMENARSLYNRTGFRNLEKPMGDTGHYNCTMWMIKYLD; from the coding sequence ATGTGCAGTTTTAAAATTCGAGAGATTCAACCTAAAGACAACCAGAGCGTTGCAAAGGTGGTGAGAAAGGTTTTAGTGGAAATGGGAGTGCCCAAAATTGGTACTGCTTACGAGGACAAATCGCTGGACGATATGTTCACAACCTACGATCATGACAAAATGCAATATTTTGTTGTAGAAGAGAACGGTGAAATTATTGGAGGCGCAGGAATTGCTCCCTTGGCAAATGCCGATGCAACAATTTGTGAGCTTCAAAAAATGTATTTTTTGCCGATTGCCCGTGGCAGGGGAATTGGAGCTGCAATGATGAACACTTGCTTACATTATGCAAAGGCTGAAGGCTACAAACAATGTTACTTGGAAACATTGCCTTATATGGAAAATGCGAGAAGCCTTTATAATCGCACGGGATTTAGGAACCTTGAAAAACCAATGGGAGATACCGGGCATTACAACTGTACTATGTGGATGATCAAATATCTGGATTAG